Below is a genomic region from Microbacterium sp. KUDC0406.
CCGGGATCACGATCATCACGTTGGTGATCAGCGCCAGGACGTCTTCCCGCCATCCGGCGAGGTAGCCGGCCAGCACGCCGAAGAGCAGCGAGAGCAGGATCGCGATCAGTCCGGCCACGAGGCCGACGGCGAGCGAGCCGCGTGCTCCGGTCGCGAGCTGGGCGAACATGTCGTTGCCCAGCTTCGTGGTGCCCAGAAGGTGCTCCCAGGACGGCGGCTGCAGCGAGTCGTTCGCGGTGCTGCGCGGATTCTGCGCGAAGATCGGCGCGATCAGCGCGAAGGCGACCGTGAAGACCACCAGGGTGACGCCCACGATGAACTTCGGGGTGCGAAGGGCCGCCATCCTGCGCCCTCGTCGCTGCTGAGATGTGGCCAGCGCGACGGTGCTCGCCGGCGCCGTGGTCGGTGCGTTGTAGCTGATCTCATCCGCATCGGATGCGGCGGTCTGTGTCTCAGTCATTCTGGCGTGCCCTCGGGTCGACGAACCCGTACACCAGGTCCATGAAGAAGTTGGCGCCGAGCACCGCGATCGTGATGACGAGGAACAGACCCTGCATCAGCGCGTAGTCGTTGTTGGTCACGGCTTGGAACATCAGCTTTCCGATGCCGGGGTAGGTGAACACCTGCTCCATGACGATGGAGCCGGCGACCACGAAGCCGAGCGTGATCGAGAAGCCGGCGATGGACGGGATCGCAGCGTTGCGCGCCGCGTACGTGGTCATGATCCGGCGAGGTCGGAGTCCCTTCGCCTCCGCAGTCACGACGTAGTCCTCGGCGAGCGTGGAGACCATCATGTTGCGCATCCCGAACAGCCACCCGCCGGCTGTGCTGATCACGATGGTGATGGCGGGGAGGATCGCGTGCCGGAAGGCATCCGCGAAGAACGCCCAGGACGCCTCCGGTCCGTCGGGGAACTCGAACACGTCGTACCCGCCGAACATCGGGAACCAGCCGAGCGTCACCGCGAAGATGAACACCAGGATCAGCGCCAGCCAGAAGTACGGGATGGACTGCAGCACGGTCGTCGCCGGGATGAGGTGATCGACCCATGTGCCGCGCTTCCAGCCGGTCCAGGCACCGAGTACCAGACCGAGGACGAAGGAGATGATCGTCGCTGTCCCGACCAGGATCAGCGTCCACGGCAGCGCGTCGGCGATGAGCTCGGAGACCGGGGTGGGGAACTTCGTCACCGAGACCCCGAGGTCGCCCCGGAACATCTGGCCCCAGTACTGGAAGTACTGCTGCCACAGGGGTGCGTCGTCACCGCCGAGGAGCATCTTGATGTTGCGGATGGTCGATTCGGAGACCTCGCCACCCGCGCGCTGCATCTTGGCGATCATGATGTCGGCCGGGTCGCCCGGCATCAGCCGGGGCAGCAGGAAGTTGAGAGAGATCGCGGCCCACAACGTGAACGCGTAGAACCCGATCCTTCGTGCATAGAACTTCATTTCACGACTTCCTTGACTTGACTGCTGCCCCGGCTGACCTCATGGCGTGGAGGTCACTCCACCGGCTTCAGGTGCTGGAGGATGTAACCCGCCGCGACGGCGCCCCAGGACGGCGGGAACGCGTACAGGTCGTCCTCGGTCGGCCAGCCCGTGTACTCCTTCGAGTTGTAGAAGGTCTGGGTCGCGTTGATCACCAACGGGATGTACGGCAGGTCGCGGACGATCTCGGTCTGGATCGTGCCGTACAGCTCCTTCTTCGTGGCCTCGTCGTTGGTGCTGATCGCCTTCTGCA
It encodes:
- a CDS encoding ABC transporter permease, producing MKFYARRIGFYAFTLWAAISLNFLLPRLMPGDPADIMIAKMQRAGGEVSESTIRNIKMLLGGDDAPLWQQYFQYWGQMFRGDLGVSVTKFPTPVSELIADALPWTLILVGTATIISFVLGLVLGAWTGWKRGTWVDHLIPATTVLQSIPYFWLALILVFIFAVTLGWFPMFGGYDVFEFPDGPEASWAFFADAFRHAILPAITIVISTAGGWLFGMRNMMVSTLAEDYVVTAEAKGLRPRRIMTTYAARNAAIPSIAGFSITLGFVVAGSIVMEQVFTYPGIGKLMFQAVTNNDYALMQGLFLVITIAVLGANFFMDLVYGFVDPRARQND